ACGTGAGCTTGGACAGGCTTGGGTTTGCAAGCTCTGAGTGAAATGACGAAATAAAATACTTCCGTGCCAAGCGTAATTAGCGCATGCTCGTTGAATGCATACATAAGCAGAAGCACGAAAGAGTCCCCAAATCAAGGATAGTGGTGACCGAATCCGAGACTAAAAGCGCCACAACTAACAGAGGGTGCAGACTGGAATTGTCACAGCGAGCTTACGGCTGACAGCCTCGAGCACCTAGGAGCGCCAAGAGGGCCATTCTGCCCCGTAGCAACTAGACGATGAACGGTCTGCTATACCATTGGGAAGCTGTATAAGGGACGGGCCGTAAGCGCCACTTGGGCTCATGTGAGTCAAGTTTACCTGTTTAAACCCGCCGGCACGGCACAACGCCATTCGCCCGGGGCGGTTGCCTTGACAGACCTCCACACAGCTGAAAGCTTTGTCGAGACTTCGGAGTCGTCGGGTAAGCGCTGCATCAAGAGGCCGACGACAGGGTCCAGGGTACCTAAAAGTCTATTCGGATATTGCCTATCTGATGGGCAGATCAACAGCGAGGATTCTTGTTGTATACCAGAGTCCATATTGCATTCATGCTAAAATATTACATAAACAACTAGCTTGAGAGCAATACGCTCCACGTCTCGCTTACAGGAGGAGTCATACTGATTCGAAGCACCAATAGACATCAATGCCTCCTGTCCCCCCACTCACAGGAAGGATTAAGCTTTTGCTAGTCGATCaaatcaattgatggttTGCCGCAACCCGCTTTTTGCGGCAAAGGAATAGGGCCTGGTTTGTGGCACCTATCAATGCATGCGCCCGGCCGCGCCCGCGACTCTGACATGAGACTCGTGCTTTGGTGGCAATCGTGGTCAGCAAGGGCGGAAACTCGCCGTTGACGAATCTGAAGCCCCTTGAGCCACTGCCGTGCAATCTCTTCGGCAGGTGATGCCAGGCACTGTCGACTCCAACGGCCCTCGGCCGGACCATGAGCCGAGCCAAGCCACACTGAGCCGGGGTTCGTGGACTCCGTATCCCGTACAAACATGTAATCCAGGGGAGAGTAATCCCGATTGCCAATGGATCTGACCCTGCTTTGGCTGGTCGCCTGGGCACCCAACCGTGGCGCTGATTACGGCTGTCAGAGCCGGAGAGGTCTCTTGATTAgacacggaaatggcgcgGGGCCGAGACTGGTTCGATGGACTTAAGCTTAATAATGCATTGCTTAGCATGAGCACtgcatatgtacaatgcTCTGGAGACGGACTTAAGAGTGGAATTAACGATAAAGGGGCTTGCTGCCCATCCAGTCTCAGGCCCGGAACGGAGTGGGCGTGTTCTTGTAAAATTAGGTTTAGTGATTATAATCTACTTACGGTAAGGGGTATATAAGCGTGCCCTATGAGAGCATCAAATTCACACGACTTAGATCCAGACAGCAAACAGAACAAGACGCTTCAGCATCCAGTCATGGCGCCATCACAGCTATCCCCGGCCATTCCCAACCACACCAAGACCTCCAAGACGGTTGAAACCCGTCTCTTCATCAACAATGAATTTGTAGAGTCTGTTTCTGGCAAGCGCTTCGATGTCATTGACCCCTCCACCGAGAAAGTCAGCGCTTCAGTCTACGAGGCAGACGTCGAGGATGTCGAACTTGCCGTCCAGGCTGCCAAAGCTGCTTTTCCCGCCTGGTCAGAACGAAACGCTGTTGAGAGGGCCCATTTCTTGAACAAGTGGGCCGATGCCCTGGAAAAGGCCGCCGACGAAATTTCCTATCTTGATAGCATCACCATGGGCAAGCCAGCCTTTCCTGATCGACTGGCCCCCATGGTACCCATCATAATCCGCTTTTTTGCCTCAAAGGCCCTCGACATTACAGGAGAAAGCTCGCTCAACACGGCCGGCTTTCTCAACGTTAGTCTTAGGCAGCCATATGGCGTTTGCGCCGCCATTACCCCGTGGAATGCCCCCCTCATGATGCTGGCATACAAGGTCTCGGCCGCCCTCATCACGGGCAACACCCTTGTCCTCAAATCGAGCGAAAAGTCCCCGCTCAGCTCCCTCGTGGCGGCCAGATGCGCTTTGGAGGCCGGCTTCCCCCCTGGCGTGTTAAACATCCTCAGTGGCTACGGCCGTCCGTGTGGCGAGGCGCTGGCACGGCACATGGAGATTCGCAAAATCTCCTTCACAGGAAGCACTGCCACCGGCAAGGCCATCCAGCGAGCCGCAGCCGAGACCAACTTGAAGAGTGTCTCGCTTGAACTAGGCGGCAAAAGTCCGCTCCTCGtgtttgacgatgccaaTCTGGAAAAAGCCGTtagcgccgccaccatctCGATCCTCATGAACTCTGGCCAGGTATGCAACGCCACCACGCGCATCTATGTCCACGAGAAGCTCGCACAAGATTTCATTGGCGGCATTAAAGCcgccatgtctgccatgGGGGCGAGCGGTAATCCCCTGCACGAAGGGACCATGCGCGGCCCCCAGGCTGACAGGGCGCAATTTGAGCGCATCTTGTCTTACCTTGACCTCGCAaagcagtctggtgtttCCATAGCTTTGGGAGGAAACCGTGAATCATCTCCCGGATACTTTGTTGAGGCTACTCTTCTCACTGATGTGCCTGAGGATTCAAGGCTTGTCAAGGAGGAGATTTTCGGTCCTGTGCTTATTGTCAACCGCTTTActgatgaagaagacgtcTTACAACGTGCCAATGACACCGAGTACGGTCTCTGGGCTAGTGTCTTTACCAATGATGTAAGCCGGGCCATCCGCGTGGCCAAAAGGTTGGAAGCTGGAAGCGTAGGCGTTAACTGTACATCGCCGGTATTAGCCATGGACATGCCGTTTGGAGGGTGGAAGAGCTCCGGACAGGGACGTGAATTCAGTCGATACGCGACTGATTATTGGACGGAGCTTAAGACTGTGTACTTTGCTTACTGAATTACCACTATTCTAGACTAGTTGTTGTTGTAGTTGTTGTCGTATTATAGATTGCTTCGGCCAACCCGACCATCTACATTCCTAAACGTGTAGCAGGTCTACCTGCTGGTGGCAATATAGTCTCTTTAAACGAAATCTCCACTAGGCCTAGAATAACCTTCTGTATGACCGCATATGCACTTGTGGCTCTCGCCCTGACTAGACGCCCAACAACGGGGGGATCACATAGTCTGGCTTATTCACGAATGCCAGTGACATGTTTGGCTTCTGACTTTCGGCCGCAGCTTCTACAGTGCGACCATTGATGTCCGTGTTCCCACCTCCTGCCTAAACCGATTTCGTCTCAGGCTGA
The Metarhizium brunneum chromosome 7, complete sequence genome window above contains:
- the ALDH gene encoding Aldehyde dehydrogenase, translated to MAPSQLSPAIPNHTKTSKTVETRLFINNEFVESVSGKRFDVIDPSTEKVSASVYEADVEDVELAVQAAKAAFPAWSERNAVERAHFLNKWADALEKAADEISYLDSITMGKPAFPDRLAPMVPIIIRFFASKALDITGESSLNTAGFLNVSLRQPYGVCAAITPWNAPLMMLAYKVSAALITGNTLVLKSSEKSPLSSLVAARCALEAGFPPGVLNILSGYGRPCGEALARHMEIRKISFTGSTATGKAIQRAAAETNLKSVSLELGGKSPLLVFDDANLEKAVSAATISILMNSGQVCNATTRIYVHEKLAQDFIGGIKAAMSAMGASGNPLHEGTMRGPQADRAQFERILSYLDLAKQSGVSIALGGNRESSPGYFVEATLLTDVPEDSRLVKEEIFGPVLIVNRFTDEEDVLQRANDTEYGLWASVFTNDVSRAIRVAKRLEAGSVGVNCTSPVLAMDMPFGGWKSSGQGREFSRYATDYWTELKTVYFAY